CCATCCAGTCCGCCGGCTACCTGATTGACCTCTTTGGCGGCTTCCAGCTCGCGCAGTCCTTCGATCCCGGGATGCTGGTCAATGGCGCCCAGTTCACCAAGCTTTTCCAGATCACAGCGCTCGCGCTCCTTTTCGCATCTGACGGGTATCAGCTGATCATTTCTGGGCTCTCCCGCACCTTCGAGGCCCTGCCCATCGGCGGCGGTATCAACCTCGCGGACCCCGCCGAAGCCATGATTACTGCGCTGACCCAGATGTTCCTCGCCGCCGTCCAGATCGGCGGGCCACTCTTGGTCGTCCTGTTCCTCACCGACGTCGGGCTGGGCCTGCTGACCCGTGTGGCCCCTGCGCTGAATGCGTTTGCCCTCGGGTTTCCGCTGAAGATCTTTGTCACGCTCATGCTCATCAGCGTGGTGTTTCTGGCCCTGCCCCGGATCGTTTCAACCCTGACCGGGCAGGCCCTGCGGCTGATGACGGGAGCCAGCTAATGTCAACGGACGCAGGCGAGCGTACAGAGGACGCTACACCGAAGCGGATGAAGGAAGTCCGCTCAAAGGGTGAACTCTCAAAATCCGAGGATCTCGCGGCCTGGCTCGGCGTTGGGGCGGCCGTGGCCATGCTGCCGCTGACCATTTCCCACGCCGCGAAATCGGGCACGGACCAGGTGTTCTCCTTCCGCACCCTGATCGCCAATCCGGAACCGGCTGTGGCCCTGCAGATACTCGAGGCCGGGCTCGGATCCCTGGCGTACACCCTTGGGCCCTTGCTGATCGTGGTGCTCGTCGTTGTCATCCTCACCGCCTCTATCCAGGGCGGCATTCACTTCAAGAAGTTCAAAGGCAAATTCGAGCAGTTCAACCTGCTCGCCGGCGCCAAACGGGTTTTTGGAACCCAGGCACTCTGGCAAGGGGTCAAGGCACTCCTGAAGACCGCCGTCGTCGGCTTGGTCCTGCTGGTCGTGGTGCAGGCGCTAACGCCGGTCCTGATGTCCGCCGGTGGTCTTTCCGTTGCTTCACTGCTGGTCGCTGCAAAAGACGGTGCCGGATCGCTGCTTCAGTCTGCGGTCATGGCCGGTTTGGTCCTTGCCGCGGCGGACATCATCGTGGTCATGCGGCGCAACCGCAAACGCACCAAAATGACCATGAAGGAAGTCAAGGACGAGAACAAGAACTCCGAGGGCGATCCGCTGATCAAATCGCAGCGGCGTTCACGGCAGCTTGCTATGAGCCGCAACCGCATGATGGCCGCCGTCGCGGATGCCGACGTCGTCATGGTCAACCCCACGCACGTCGCCGTCGCCCTCAAATATGAGCCGGGACGTGCAGCGCCGAAGGTCGTCGCCAAGGGTGCAGACCTCATTGCTGCCCGTATCCGCAAGGAAGCCGAGGAAAAGGGTGTTCCCATGGTGACCGACATTCCGCTGGCACGCGCCTTGCACGCAGCATGCGACATCGGGCAAGAAATTCCAGTGGAACTCTACAACGCTGTCGCGCGCGTTCTCGCGTTCGTGATGGCACTCAAATCCCGAGGCGCTGCACGCGGCCACCTCACCATGCCTGAACCCGCGATGACCGCAGGAGAGAACTGATGAACAACAACATGGCAAAATTTGCCGTCCCTCTGGGAGTCGTCGGCATCATCATGCTGCTAGTGGTTCCCGTCCCTGTGGTGCTGCTGGATATGTTGATCGTGGTCAACATCCTGCTGGCGCTGGTCATCCTCTTGACGTCCATGTTCGCCAAACGGCCACTGGACTTCTCGGTGTTCCCATCCCTGCTGCTGGTGGCGACGCTGTTCAGGCTGGGCCTCAACGTTGCCTCTACCCGGCTGGTCCTTGGCGAGGGTTACGCGGGAAAAGTCATTGAGGCATTCGGCCAGGTGACGGTCGGCGGGTCGCTCATCATCGGATCGGTGATCTTCCTGATCCTGGTGGTCATCCAGTTCGTTGTGGTCACCAAGGGTGCCGAGCGGGTCGCGGAAGTGGGCGCGCGCTTTACTCTGGACGCCATGCCGGGCAAGCAGATGGCTATTGACGCGGATCTCAACGCTGGGTTGATCACTGACGATCAGGCTCGCCAGCGCCGCGCCGAAGTCTCCGCCGAAGCGGATTTCTACGGTGCCATGGACGGTGCGTCGAAGTTCGTCAAAGGTGACGCGATCGCCGGGCTCATCA
This region of Arthrobacter roseus genomic DNA includes:
- a CDS encoding EscU/YscU/HrcU family type III secretion system export apparatus switch protein, which codes for MSTDAGERTEDATPKRMKEVRSKGELSKSEDLAAWLGVGAAVAMLPLTISHAAKSGTDQVFSFRTLIANPEPAVALQILEAGLGSLAYTLGPLLIVVLVVVILTASIQGGIHFKKFKGKFEQFNLLAGAKRVFGTQALWQGVKALLKTAVVGLVLLVVVQALTPVLMSAGGLSVASLLVAAKDGAGSLLQSAVMAGLVLAAADIIVVMRRNRKRTKMTMKEVKDENKNSEGDPLIKSQRRSRQLAMSRNRMMAAVADADVVMVNPTHVAVALKYEPGRAAPKVVAKGADLIAARIRKEAEEKGVPMVTDIPLARALHAACDIGQEIPVELYNAVARVLAFVMALKSRGAARGHLTMPEPAMTAGEN
- a CDS encoding flagellar biosynthetic protein FliR, which translates into the protein MPSQETIEAVMLAGVRMIAFIVVAPPFSYSAIPGRVKAMLAIGLALAVAPRVTEGYVSPSTGEYIVQLILELLTGAALGFLVLLVFSAIQSAGYLIDLFGGFQLAQSFDPGMLVNGAQFTKLFQITALALLFASDGYQLIISGLSRTFEALPIGGGINLADPAEAMITALTQMFLAAVQIGGPLLVVLFLTDVGLGLLTRVAPALNAFALGFPLKIFVTLMLISVVFLALPRIVSTLTGQALRLMTGAS